A genomic stretch from Microbacterium proteolyticum includes:
- a CDS encoding agmatine deiminase family protein: MTWRMPSETAPQTRTWMAFPAEGPTLGETDAEREAGYAAWTAVAHAVAAFEPVTMVVDPAERQRARRMLSTDIDILEAPVDEFWMRDVGPTFVVDPERPGILGAVDWTFNGWGDHWWSQWRKSAQLGRFVAEAAGAELVPSSLVNEGGGIHVDGEGTVLLTETVQLDPRRNPGADRASVEAEMARTIGATHAVWLPRGLTRDYGDFGTSGHVDIVAALPSPGVVLLHDQRDPAHPDHAVSAELRAFFADQTDAAGRPFTVRDLPAPDTLRDAEGDTDWSYVNHLVVNGGVIACGFGEPVADARARGILEEVYPGRRVVTVDARELFARGGGIHCITQQQPEVRA; encoded by the coding sequence ATGACCTGGCGCATGCCGAGCGAGACCGCCCCCCAGACGCGCACCTGGATGGCGTTCCCCGCCGAGGGGCCGACCCTCGGGGAGACGGATGCCGAGCGCGAGGCGGGCTACGCCGCGTGGACCGCGGTCGCCCACGCCGTCGCCGCGTTCGAGCCGGTCACGATGGTCGTCGACCCCGCCGAGCGTCAGCGGGCGCGGCGCATGCTCTCCACCGACATCGACATCCTCGAGGCGCCGGTCGACGAATTCTGGATGCGCGACGTCGGCCCCACCTTCGTCGTCGACCCCGAGCGCCCCGGCATCCTGGGCGCCGTCGACTGGACCTTCAACGGCTGGGGCGACCACTGGTGGAGCCAGTGGCGCAAGTCGGCGCAGCTCGGTCGCTTCGTCGCCGAGGCGGCCGGCGCCGAGCTCGTGCCGTCGTCGCTGGTGAACGAGGGCGGTGGCATCCACGTCGACGGCGAGGGCACCGTGCTGCTCACCGAGACCGTGCAGCTCGACCCCCGTCGCAACCCCGGCGCCGACCGCGCGAGCGTCGAGGCCGAGATGGCCCGCACGATCGGTGCGACCCACGCCGTGTGGCTCCCGCGCGGCCTCACCCGCGACTACGGAGACTTCGGCACGAGCGGGCACGTCGACATCGTCGCGGCCCTGCCGTCGCCGGGTGTCGTGCTGCTGCACGATCAGCGCGACCCCGCCCACCCCGACCACGCCGTCTCGGCCGAGCTGCGCGCGTTCTTCGCGGACCAGACGGATGCCGCCGGCCGCCCCTTCACCGTTCGCGATCTCCCGGCTCCCGACACCCTCCGCGACGCCGAAGGCGACACCGACTGGAGCTACGTGAATCACCTCGTCGTGAACGGCGGGGTCATCGCGTGCGGCTTCGGCGAGCCCGTCGCGGACGCCCGGGCGCGCGGCATCCTGGAGGAGGTCTACCCGGGTCGACGGGTCGTCACCGTCGATGCGCGCGAGCTGTTCGCGCGGGGCGGCGGCATCCACTGCATCACGCAGCAGCAGCCGGAGGTGCGCGCATGA
- a CDS encoding amidase produces the protein MIEVAEASIAELAAALAAGETTAVELVDAHLARIAAYDGPETPTRLNAVVVLNPDARAEAEESDARRAAGRARGPLDGIPYTAKDSYFVRGLTAASGSPAFADLVARSDAFTIERLRHAGAICLGKTNMPPMANGGMQRGLYGRAESPYNADYLTSAFASGSSNGSGTATAASFGVFGLGEETWSSGRAPASCNALCAYTPSRGVISVRGNWPLVPTMDVVVPHTRSMADLLAVLDVVVADDPETRGDFWRAQPWVSLPAASAVRPESYAALAADASLAGTRIGIPRMFLGADPLAGTGPRGVGGPTGERIEPRPSVLALWEAARADLEAAGATVVETDFPLVSNYEADRPGAPTISTRGLVSPEFLHREIVDLSAWAWDDFLRANGEPGLATVDGAAIFPHPEGALPDRYTGFDDDIAEYPAHVREHPVAAFTEIPGLAEGLRGLEETRRRDLEEWMDAEGLDAVVFPTLSDVAPADADVNPASADIAWRNGVWVATGNLAIRHCGVPTVTVPMGTLDDIGMPVGLTFAGRAYDDTALLRLAAAFEATGTRRTVPPRTPPLVGG, from the coding sequence ATGATCGAGGTCGCCGAGGCCTCCATCGCGGAGCTGGCCGCGGCGCTCGCCGCCGGCGAGACGACCGCCGTCGAGCTGGTGGACGCGCACCTCGCGCGGATCGCGGCGTACGACGGCCCTGAGACGCCGACGCGGCTCAATGCCGTCGTCGTGCTCAACCCCGACGCCCGGGCCGAGGCCGAGGAGTCCGACGCCCGCCGCGCCGCCGGACGGGCGCGCGGGCCGCTCGACGGCATCCCGTACACCGCGAAGGACAGCTACTTCGTGCGCGGCCTCACCGCCGCCTCCGGTAGCCCGGCCTTCGCCGACCTCGTCGCCCGCTCCGACGCCTTCACGATCGAGCGGCTGCGCCACGCCGGCGCGATCTGCCTCGGCAAGACGAACATGCCGCCGATGGCCAACGGCGGCATGCAGCGGGGCCTCTACGGCCGCGCCGAGAGCCCGTACAACGCCGACTACCTCACCTCGGCGTTCGCCTCCGGGTCGTCGAACGGCTCCGGCACGGCGACCGCGGCGTCGTTCGGCGTCTTCGGGCTGGGCGAGGAGACGTGGTCGAGCGGGCGGGCCCCGGCATCCTGCAATGCGCTCTGCGCGTACACCCCCTCGCGCGGCGTCATCTCGGTGCGCGGCAACTGGCCGCTCGTGCCGACGATGGACGTCGTCGTGCCGCACACCCGCTCGATGGCCGACCTGCTGGCGGTGCTCGACGTCGTCGTCGCGGACGATCCCGAGACGCGGGGTGACTTCTGGCGGGCGCAGCCGTGGGTGTCCCTGCCCGCGGCATCGGCGGTGCGGCCGGAGTCGTATGCCGCGCTCGCGGCCGACGCCTCGCTGGCCGGTACGCGGATCGGCATCCCGCGCATGTTCCTCGGCGCTGACCCGCTGGCCGGCACCGGTCCGCGCGGCGTGGGGGGACCCACGGGCGAGCGGATCGAACCGCGACCGTCGGTGCTGGCGCTGTGGGAGGCCGCGCGCGCCGACCTCGAGGCCGCCGGAGCGACCGTCGTCGAGACGGATTTCCCGCTGGTGAGCAACTACGAGGCCGACCGGCCCGGTGCGCCGACGATCTCGACGCGCGGTCTCGTCTCGCCGGAGTTCCTGCATCGCGAGATCGTCGACCTCTCCGCGTGGGCCTGGGACGACTTCTTGCGCGCCAACGGGGAGCCGGGGCTGGCCACCGTTGACGGGGCCGCGATCTTCCCGCACCCCGAGGGTGCGCTGCCCGACCGTTACACCGGCTTCGACGACGACATCGCGGAGTATCCGGCGCACGTGCGCGAACATCCGGTCGCCGCGTTCACCGAGATTCCCGGGTTGGCCGAGGGCCTCCGCGGGCTGGAGGAGACCCGGCGGCGTGACCTCGAAGAGTGGATGGATGCCGAGGGCCTCGACGCCGTGGTCTTCCCGACGCTGAGCGACGTGGCGCCCGCCGACGCCGATGTGAACCCCGCGTCGGCGGACATCGCGTGGCGCAATGGCGTGTGGGTCGCGACCGGCAACCTCGCGATCCGGCACTGCGGCGTTCCGACGGTGACGGTACCGATGGGCACGCTCGACGACATCGGGATGCCGGTGGGCCTGACCTTCGCCGGCCGCGCGTACGACGACACGGCTCTGCTCCGGCTCGCCGCCGCCTTCGAGGCGACCGGGACGCGGCGCACGGTGCCGCCGCGGACGCCGCCGTTGGTCGGGGGTTGA